In Holophagales bacterium, one DNA window encodes the following:
- a CDS encoding site-2 protease family protein, whose protein sequence is MKGGWTIGRLAGIDLRLHFTFPLILALGAFQWGSAHGVGGAFFGVVLMLALFACVALHELGHALAARHYGIATREILLSPLGGIAFLARAARRPIEELVIALAGPAVNVAIAMALALLIGVAPAALPAEATGLLRADEGGPSLGTFLHWLLGVNISLVLFNLLPAFPMDGGRVLRALLAFRFGWLRGTRWAAAVGQGLAVAGGAWALFSGQLLLAVVAVFVFLGAGQERTHAEARHVLESLRLADVYNRHAIVLGPEDRLSRVVQHLLTSYQPDFAVFGNGRLLGVVTRERVLAIAALRHDDPPVAEWLEPRVPALRSSTTLEEAQELLSAAATSCGAVVEGGRYLGLVSLQDLAEATAIAAALGSGRDRRMGAT, encoded by the coding sequence ATGAAGGGCGGGTGGACGATCGGACGGCTGGCCGGCATCGACCTTCGGCTGCACTTCACCTTCCCGCTGATCCTGGCTCTCGGCGCCTTCCAGTGGGGCAGCGCGCACGGTGTCGGCGGCGCCTTCTTCGGCGTCGTGCTGATGCTGGCGCTCTTCGCGTGCGTTGCGCTGCACGAGCTCGGACATGCGCTCGCGGCACGGCACTACGGCATCGCGACGCGCGAGATTCTGCTCTCACCGCTCGGCGGAATCGCCTTCCTCGCGCGCGCTGCACGGCGACCGATCGAGGAGCTGGTGATTGCTCTGGCCGGGCCGGCTGTCAACGTGGCGATCGCGATGGCGCTGGCCCTGCTGATCGGTGTGGCGCCGGCGGCGTTACCAGCCGAGGCCACCGGTCTGTTGCGCGCCGATGAGGGAGGTCCGTCGCTCGGCACCTTCCTTCACTGGCTGCTCGGGGTCAACATCAGCCTGGTGCTCTTCAACCTCCTCCCGGCGTTTCCGATGGACGGCGGCCGCGTGTTGCGAGCGCTCCTCGCGTTCCGCTTCGGATGGCTGCGCGGCACGCGTTGGGCGGCTGCGGTGGGCCAGGGGCTGGCGGTCGCGGGGGGAGCCTGGGCGCTGTTCTCCGGGCAGTTGCTCCTCGCCGTCGTGGCCGTCTTTGTCTTCCTCGGAGCGGGGCAGGAGCGAACGCACGCGGAGGCTCGCCACGTGCTCGAGAGCCTGCGCCTCGCCGACGTCTACAACCGACACGCGATCGTGCTCGGACCGGAGGACCGGCTCTCGCGCGTCGTCCAGCACCTGCTCACCAGCTATCAACCCGACTTTGCGGTGTTCGGGAACGGTCGGCTCCTTGGAGTCGTGACTCGCGAGCGTGTGCTCGCGATCGCGGCCCTGCGGCACGACGATCCGCCGGTTGCCGAATGGCTCGAGCCTCGCGTGCCGGCGCTCCGCTCTTCGACGACCCTCGAGGAGGCGCAGGAGCTGCTCTCGGCAGCCGCGACGAGCTGTGGCGCGGTCGTCGAGGGGGGGCGCTACCTCGGTCTGGTGAGCCTCCAGGATCTTGCCGAGGCGACGGCGATCGCTGCCGCGCTCGGATCCGGTCGCGACCGGCGCATGGGGGCGACATGA
- a CDS encoding TerC family protein translates to METASLSLWIGFNVFVLGMLALDLGVFHRKAHVVSFKEAGVWSAVWIALALVFNAGIWYVFGPQKGMEFLTGYLIEKSLSVDNIFIFALIFGYFAVPQEYQHRVLFWGILGALVMRAAFIAAGAALIASFHWVIYVFGGFLILTGIKMAFTPDKGLEPEKNPVVRLVRRLLPVTRDYRGQRFVVRENGALAVTPLFLVLALVETTDLIFAVDSIPAIFAVTTDPFIVYTSNVFAILGLRSLYFLLAGVMAKFEYLKLGLAAILVFVGTKMAIVDLFKIPSPVSLGVVAGILALAIAASLLRARRREAEAAPIREGER, encoded by the coding sequence ATGGAAACCGCCTCCCTTTCCCTCTGGATCGGCTTCAATGTCTTCGTCCTGGGCATGTTGGCCCTGGACCTCGGGGTCTTTCACCGCAAGGCCCACGTCGTCTCCTTCAAGGAGGCGGGCGTGTGGAGCGCGGTCTGGATCGCCCTCGCCCTCGTCTTCAACGCCGGTATCTGGTACGTCTTCGGTCCCCAGAAGGGGATGGAGTTCCTCACCGGCTACCTGATCGAGAAGTCGCTCTCGGTCGACAACATCTTCATCTTCGCGCTGATCTTCGGCTACTTCGCGGTGCCGCAGGAGTACCAGCACCGGGTCCTGTTCTGGGGGATCCTCGGCGCCCTGGTCATGCGCGCCGCGTTCATCGCCGCCGGCGCGGCGTTGATCGCGAGCTTCCACTGGGTGATCTACGTCTTCGGCGGTTTCCTGATCCTCACCGGAATCAAGATGGCCTTCACGCCGGACAAGGGGCTCGAACCGGAGAAGAACCCGGTCGTTCGCCTGGTACGCCGGCTCCTCCCGGTGACTCGCGACTACCGCGGGCAGCGATTCGTGGTGCGCGAGAACGGAGCGCTCGCGGTCACGCCGCTCTTTCTCGTTCTCGCGCTCGTCGAAACGACCGACCTGATCTTCGCCGTCGACTCGATCCCGGCGATCTTCGCGGTGACGACCGACCCGTTCATCGTCTACACCTCGAACGTCTTCGCCATTCTCGGTCTGCGCTCGCTCTACTTTCTGCTCGCCGGCGTGATGGCGAAGTTCGAGTACCTCAAGCTCGGGCTCGCCGCGATCCTCGTCTTCGTCGGCACCAAGATGGCGATCGTCGACCTCTTCAAGATCCCGTCTCCGGTCTCCCTTGGCGTCGTGGCCGGCATTCTTGCCCTGGCGATCGCCGCGTCGCTGCTGCGTGCTCGGCGGCGGGAGGCCGAGGCTGCCCCTATTCGGGAGGGCGAGCGATGA
- a CDS encoding GAF domain-containing protein, protein MNVRTETTTELLPELATARLLVAEDDPGHAEAIRRAFERHGCGAGVVVVRTLAELRRSVDVTPPDLVLVDLNLPDGQAFEVLTSPSSDGPFPIVVMTSFGNEQIAVQAMKAGAIEYVVKSAESFAAMPRTAERALVQWAAMRGRQIAERRAQQLNRVYRLHSEINKAIVRIRDVHALLEEAARVAVEEGGFRAAWIGLVEPESQKVLFCRYAGLVPVEDEGPGPAGIALETGERSVCNDVRTDPRGQRWREMAERRRFLAWAATPLAVGGETVGALCLYSSEAEVFDESELALLDELAMDLSFAVEMARREAARREAELQVERLNASLEVKVQERTAALESANRELESFSYSVSHDLRAPLRAIDGFSQILVESLGGSADEETRGLLARIRGGAKRMGQLVDDLLRFSRLGRASMHREPLDLAQVAREVATELKAANPERQVEFVLAEPLPVDADPSLAAVLLRNLLGNAWKFTAGRAMARVEVGVEVTEGERVYFVADNGAGFESSYAKALFQPFQRLHRSDEFEGTGIGLAIVRRIVERHGGRVWIEGAVDRGATARFTLPAAQPGSAGSEPR, encoded by the coding sequence ATGAACGTCCGTACTGAGACGACGACCGAGCTCCTCCCGGAGCTCGCGACCGCCCGGCTCCTGGTCGCCGAGGACGACCCCGGCCACGCCGAGGCGATCCGCCGCGCCTTCGAGCGTCACGGTTGCGGCGCCGGAGTCGTCGTCGTGCGGACCCTGGCGGAGCTGCGCCGGAGCGTCGACGTGACCCCTCCGGATCTCGTGCTCGTCGACCTCAACCTGCCCGACGGCCAGGCGTTCGAGGTGCTCACTTCGCCGTCGTCGGACGGCCCCTTCCCGATCGTGGTGATGACCAGCTTCGGCAACGAGCAGATCGCCGTCCAGGCGATGAAGGCCGGGGCGATCGAATACGTCGTGAAGTCGGCCGAGAGCTTCGCCGCAATGCCGCGGACGGCCGAGCGGGCACTCGTTCAATGGGCCGCGATGCGCGGCCGTCAGATCGCCGAGCGTCGCGCCCAGCAGCTCAACCGGGTCTATCGACTGCATTCGGAGATCAACAAGGCGATCGTGCGGATTCGCGACGTGCACGCGCTGCTCGAAGAGGCGGCGCGCGTGGCCGTCGAGGAGGGCGGGTTTCGCGCCGCTTGGATCGGGTTGGTCGAGCCGGAATCGCAGAAGGTGCTCTTCTGCCGCTACGCCGGGCTGGTGCCGGTCGAGGACGAAGGCCCGGGTCCCGCCGGCATCGCGCTCGAAACCGGCGAGCGCTCGGTGTGCAACGACGTGCGCACGGACCCGCGCGGGCAGCGTTGGCGCGAGATGGCCGAGCGCCGGCGCTTCCTCGCCTGGGCGGCAACGCCCCTCGCCGTGGGCGGCGAGACGGTCGGAGCGCTCTGCCTCTATTCGAGCGAAGCCGAAGTGTTCGACGAAAGCGAGCTCGCGCTACTCGACGAGCTGGCGATGGACCTCTCCTTCGCCGTGGAGATGGCCCGGCGCGAGGCGGCCCGCCGCGAGGCCGAGCTCCAGGTCGAACGGCTGAACGCGTCACTCGAGGTCAAGGTCCAGGAGCGTACGGCCGCCCTCGAATCGGCCAACCGGGAGCTCGAGTCCTTCAGCTACTCGGTGTCGCACGACCTGCGGGCGCCGCTGCGCGCCATCGACGGATTCAGCCAGATCCTGGTCGAGAGCCTCGGCGGCTCGGCCGACGAGGAGACGCGCGGGCTGCTGGCGCGGATCCGCGGTGGAGCCAAGCGCATGGGGCAGTTGGTCGACGACCTGCTGCGCTTCTCCCGCCTCGGTCGAGCCAGCATGCATCGCGAGCCGCTCGACCTCGCCCAGGTGGCGCGTGAGGTCGCCACCGAGTTGAAGGCGGCGAACCCGGAGCGGCAGGTGGAGTTCGTCCTCGCCGAGCCGCTTCCCGTCGACGCCGATCCGAGCCTCGCCGCCGTCCTGCTGCGGAACCTCCTCGGCAATGCCTGGAAGTTCACCGCGGGGCGGGCCATGGCGCGCGTCGAGGTGGGCGTCGAGGTGACGGAGGGCGAGCGGGTCTACTTCGTCGCCGACAACGGGGCGGGCTTCGAGTCGAGCTACGCCAAGGCGCTCTTCCAACCCTTCCAGCGGCTTCACCGCAGCGACGAATTCGAAGGCACCGGGATCGGCCTCGCGATCGTCCGCCGGATCGTCGAACGTCACGGCGGGAGGGTCTGGATCGAAGGCGCCGTCGATCGCGGCGCCACCGCCCGCTTCACCCTGCCGGCCGCACAGCCGGGGAGCGCCGGGTCGGAGCCGCGCTGA
- a CDS encoding response regulator, giving the protein MKGKPVVILLVEDDLAHAEIVRRNFERSRVANELIHVEDGQAALDFLHREGAYAAPQRVPRPDLVLLDLRLPKVDGLEVLRRVKSDPDLTSIPVIVLTTSTAESDMVRAYDAHANSYLVKPIGFPQFVELLDTLGYYWLAWNERPY; this is encoded by the coding sequence ATGAAGGGGAAGCCGGTGGTCATCCTGCTGGTCGAAGACGATCTGGCGCACGCCGAGATCGTGCGGAGGAATTTCGAGAGGTCGCGAGTCGCCAACGAGCTCATCCATGTCGAAGACGGCCAGGCGGCACTCGACTTCCTCCATCGCGAGGGTGCGTACGCGGCGCCGCAACGAGTGCCGAGACCCGATCTCGTGCTCCTCGACCTGCGCCTGCCGAAAGTCGACGGTCTGGAGGTCCTGCGTCGCGTCAAGTCGGATCCGGATCTGACGTCGATCCCGGTCATCGTCTTGACGACCTCGACCGCCGAGTCCGACATGGTGCGGGCCTACGACGCGCACGCCAACAGCTATCTGGTCAAGCCGATCGGTTTTCCACAGTTCGTCGAGCTGCTCGACACGCTGGGTTACTACTGGCTCGCCTGGAATGAACGTCCGTACTGA
- a CDS encoding PAS domain S-box protein translates to MNGSTVRTAPEVPGAGPDRADPGPWPLLAVFCLFALGLLAAGWSYFRSYESQFRAAVEAQLSSVADLKVAELERYCWERLGDADLVAGNAAFASLTESVVTQPADGAAAAALRAWLERLRTVFEYERASLVDPVGRVLVSVPAGEEPLAAEVHEQLPAALRSSKAVFIDFYRGDADGRVHLEVLAPVRSPDGSGGALAVVALQIDPESYLFPLLERWPTSSRSAETLLVRREGEEVVFLNELRFQKGTALALRRSVAAPDLPAARAACGETGIVDGIDYRGVPVIAALRQVAGTPWALVARIDRGEALAPVRERLGWLLGAGIAVALAAGASVGAIWRHQRSRFYRSRAEVAEAARVSAERFHRLIQRAPVPMVLVQADGRLSVRNDRFLELFGYTVEEVPTLDAWWKAAYPDEGDRDQVRGRWRVESEAARQAGRDLGPLELEVTCRDGSVRQVSFSSTVIGEETLAALVDVTERRRAEQALAENRQLLQDIVDNGPMLIYVTDLEGRFLLVNRHLAALFASDRERMVGATRQELMPQALAESHRANDLEVIRAGAARVVEEENVEADGRHVYVSVKYPIFDARGRIYAIGGMSTDITERKRMEEALEAEKERFRIAAETSNDIVYEWDLAERVDWHGRIDEMLGYGSGEFPRTLSAWKAVVHPEDRERVAAAIAAHLEQRAPYRIDYRVLRRDGSVRYWAARGAIARRSDGSPIRWVGTVTDVTAVREAEERLADQFAALGASEERYRELHERMMDAYVRVDMTGRIVEWNEAFLDLVGYQAGEVADLSYVDLTPERWHGLEQRIVDEQILPRGYSDLYEKEYRRKDGTTVAIQLRTILSRGERGEPLGMWAVIRDVSERRRAEEALRESETKYRALFESMAEGVAIHEIVRDGSGTAVDYRILDINPAWERHTGMAGEKARGRLASAVYPGSAPPYLAEYERVSRTGESISFETYFEPLKRHFNISVVSPRPGRFATVFEDITVRKNQEEELRAKNAELERFTYLVSHDLKSPLVTVKTFLGYLEEDLAAGDRARIEKDRFFLRAATDKMGRLLEDLLELSRVGRVVRPPVEVHLGELVTEACEAVAGRIVRQGVKVERNGRDLLLRGDRLRLAQIWQNLLENAIKYMGDQPAPRVSIEVRGEGRHAVFAVRDNGIGIDPRFHGRVFGLFEKLDPGTEGTGLGLALVKRVVELYGGEIWLESGGVGHGTTVSFTLPKAVVVAGEGASP, encoded by the coding sequence GTGAACGGATCGACAGTCCGCACGGCGCCGGAAGTGCCCGGTGCCGGGCCAGACCGTGCCGACCCGGGGCCCTGGCCACTGCTCGCCGTCTTCTGTCTCTTCGCTCTCGGACTCCTGGCGGCAGGTTGGTCCTACTTCCGCTCCTACGAATCGCAGTTCCGGGCTGCCGTCGAGGCCCAGCTCTCGTCGGTTGCCGACCTCAAGGTCGCCGAGCTTGAGCGCTATTGCTGGGAACGACTTGGCGACGCCGACCTGGTCGCCGGCAATGCGGCGTTCGCCTCGTTGACCGAGAGCGTCGTCACCCAGCCCGCCGATGGCGCGGCCGCCGCGGCGCTGCGGGCCTGGCTCGAGCGGCTCCGCACGGTTTTCGAGTACGAGCGCGCTTCGCTCGTCGACCCTGTCGGGAGGGTGCTCGTTTCAGTTCCGGCGGGCGAGGAGCCGCTTGCCGCGGAGGTCCACGAGCAGCTTCCGGCGGCCTTGCGGTCCTCGAAGGCCGTGTTCATCGACTTCTACCGCGGCGATGCGGACGGCCGCGTGCACCTCGAGGTCCTCGCACCGGTGCGTTCGCCGGACGGATCCGGCGGTGCACTCGCCGTCGTCGCCCTACAAATCGATCCCGAGTCCTACCTCTTTCCCCTCCTCGAGCGCTGGCCGACGTCGAGTCGGTCTGCCGAAACGCTCCTCGTTCGTCGCGAGGGCGAGGAAGTGGTCTTCCTCAACGAGCTTCGCTTTCAGAAGGGAACCGCGCTGGCCCTGCGGAGATCGGTCGCGGCGCCGGACCTTCCCGCGGCCCGAGCGGCCTGCGGAGAGACCGGGATCGTCGATGGTATCGACTACCGCGGGGTTCCGGTCATCGCCGCGCTCCGCCAAGTTGCTGGGACGCCCTGGGCACTCGTGGCGAGGATCGACCGCGGCGAAGCGCTGGCACCGGTGCGCGAGAGGCTGGGCTGGCTCCTCGGCGCGGGGATCGCCGTGGCGCTCGCCGCCGGGGCTTCGGTCGGTGCGATCTGGCGTCACCAGCGGAGCCGGTTCTATCGCTCCCGAGCCGAGGTGGCGGAGGCCGCGCGAGTCAGCGCCGAGCGTTTTCACCGGCTGATCCAACGGGCACCGGTGCCGATGGTGCTGGTCCAGGCCGACGGGCGGCTGTCGGTGCGCAACGATCGCTTCCTCGAGCTTTTCGGTTACACCGTCGAGGAGGTGCCGACGCTCGACGCCTGGTGGAAGGCGGCCTATCCCGACGAGGGCGATCGCGACCAGGTGCGCGGGCGTTGGCGTGTCGAGTCCGAGGCGGCGCGGCAGGCCGGACGGGACCTCGGACCGCTCGAGCTCGAGGTGACCTGCCGCGACGGAAGCGTGCGGCAGGTGAGCTTCTCGAGCACGGTGATCGGCGAGGAGACGCTCGCCGCGCTCGTCGACGTCACCGAGCGGCGGCGGGCCGAGCAGGCGCTCGCCGAGAACCGGCAGCTGCTCCAGGACATCGTCGACAACGGGCCGATGCTGATCTACGTCACCGACCTCGAGGGCCGTTTCCTGCTGGTCAACCGACACCTGGCGGCGCTCTTCGCGAGCGATCGGGAGCGGATGGTAGGCGCGACGCGTCAGGAGCTCATGCCGCAGGCGCTCGCCGAGAGCCATCGTGCCAATGACCTGGAGGTGATCCGAGCCGGCGCCGCCCGGGTCGTCGAGGAGGAGAACGTCGAGGCGGACGGCCGTCACGTCTACGTGAGCGTCAAGTACCCGATCTTCGATGCACGCGGGCGGATCTACGCCATCGGCGGGATGTCGACCGACATCACGGAACGCAAGCGGATGGAGGAGGCGCTCGAGGCGGAGAAGGAGCGCTTCCGCATCGCCGCGGAGACGTCGAACGACATCGTCTACGAATGGGATCTCGCCGAGCGCGTCGACTGGCACGGCCGGATCGACGAGATGCTGGGCTACGGTTCCGGGGAGTTTCCGCGGACGCTCTCGGCATGGAAGGCGGTCGTCCATCCGGAAGACCGCGAACGCGTCGCCGCGGCGATTGCCGCGCATCTCGAGCAGCGGGCTCCCTACCGGATCGACTACCGCGTGCTGCGGCGCGACGGCAGCGTCCGCTACTGGGCGGCACGAGGAGCGATCGCCCGTCGCAGCGACGGATCGCCGATCCGCTGGGTCGGGACGGTCACCGACGTCACCGCGGTGCGCGAGGCCGAAGAGCGGCTCGCCGACCAGTTCGCCGCACTCGGGGCGAGCGAGGAGCGCTACCGCGAGCTGCACGAACGGATGATGGACGCCTACGTGCGGGTCGACATGACCGGGCGGATCGTCGAGTGGAACGAGGCCTTCCTCGACCTGGTCGGTTACCAAGCGGGCGAGGTCGCGGATCTCTCCTACGTCGACCTGACGCCCGAGCGCTGGCACGGGCTCGAGCAGCGGATCGTCGACGAGCAGATCCTGCCGCGCGGCTACTCCGATCTCTACGAGAAGGAGTACCGGCGCAAGGACGGGACGACGGTCGCCATCCAGTTGCGCACCATCCTCAGCCGCGGCGAGCGCGGCGAGCCGCTCGGCATGTGGGCGGTGATTCGCGACGTCAGCGAGCGACGCCGGGCCGAGGAGGCGCTGCGCGAGAGCGAGACGAAGTACCGGGCGCTCTTCGAGAGCATGGCCGAGGGCGTGGCGATCCACGAGATCGTCCGCGACGGCAGCGGAACCGCCGTCGACTACCGGATCCTCGACATCAACCCGGCCTGGGAGCGGCACACGGGGATGGCCGGCGAGAAGGCGCGGGGGAGGCTCGCCAGCGCCGTGTACCCCGGGAGCGCGCCCCCCTACCTCGCCGAGTACGAGCGAGTCAGTCGCACCGGCGAGTCGATCTCGTTCGAGACCTACTTCGAGCCGCTGAAGCGCCACTTCAACATCTCGGTCGTCTCGCCGCGGCCCGGCAGGTTCGCCACGGTCTTCGAGGACATCACCGTGCGCAAGAACCAGGAAGAGGAGCTGCGCGCCAAGAACGCCGAGCTCGAGCGCTTCACCTACCTCGTGTCGCACGACCTGAAGAGCCCGCTGGTCACGGTCAAGACCTTCCTCGGCTATCTCGAGGAGGACCTCGCGGCCGGGGATAGGGCACGCATCGAGAAGGACCGCTTCTTCCTCCGCGCGGCGACGGACAAGATGGGGCGGTTGCTCGAGGACCTGCTCGAGCTCTCGCGTGTCGGACGTGTCGTGCGACCGCCGGTCGAGGTCCATCTCGGCGAGCTCGTCACCGAGGCCTGCGAAGCGGTGGCCGGCCGCATCGTCCGCCAGGGCGTGAAGGTCGAGCGCAACGGGCGCGACCTGCTGCTGCGTGGCGATCGACTGCGCCTGGCGCAGATCTGGCAGAATCTGCTCGAGAACGCGATCAAATACATGGGCGACCAGCCGGCGCCGCGCGTGTCGATCGAAGTGCGCGGCGAGGGTCGCCACGCGGTCTTCGCCGTCCGCGACAACGGCATCGGCATCGACCCGCGCTTCCATGGCCGGGTCTTCGGCCTGTTCGAGAAGCTCGATCCCGGCACCGAGGGGACCGGACTCGGGTTGGCTCTCGTCAAGCGCGTCGTCGAGCTCTACGGCGGTGAGATCTGGCTGGAGTCGGGCGGGGTCGGGCACGGCACGACCGTCTCCTTCACGTTGCCCAAGGCCGTGGTCGTCGCGGGAGAGGGGGCATCACCATGA
- a CDS encoding DinB family protein, giving the protein MNVQHALSELDATERFFNRTTECLDEADAGFAPVDGMMTVAQQVAHVASTVEWFVDGVFRGHGFDMDFEAGAAKVNAVASLAAARAWLTRGFAAARDAVASMSDAELAAPLPENPILHGPLYATVEAIIDHTGHHRGALSVYARLLGKVPAMPYM; this is encoded by the coding sequence ATGAACGTTCAGCACGCCCTCTCCGAGCTCGACGCCACCGAGCGCTTCTTCAACCGCACCACCGAGTGCCTCGACGAGGCCGATGCCGGGTTCGCCCCGGTCGACGGGATGATGACCGTCGCCCAGCAGGTCGCCCATGTCGCCAGTACCGTCGAATGGTTCGTCGACGGAGTCTTTCGCGGCCACGGCTTCGACATGGACTTCGAGGCCGGGGCAGCCAAGGTCAATGCGGTCGCCTCGCTCGCCGCGGCGCGCGCCTGGCTCACCCGCGGCTTCGCCGCAGCGCGCGACGCGGTGGCTTCCATGAGCGATGCCGAGCTCGCGGCGCCGTTGCCCGAGAACCCGATCCTGCACGGTCCGCTCTACGCGACGGTGGAGGCGATCATCGACCACACCGGCCATCATCGCGGCGCGCTGTCCGTCTACGCCCGGCTGCTCGGCAAGGTGCCGGCGATGCCCTACATGTGA
- a CDS encoding YafY family transcriptional regulator, whose protein sequence is MRRADRLFQLVQILRRGRVVTARELAARLEVAERTVYRDVADLCASGVPIEAAAGVGYRLRHFELPPLMFTREEVEALVLGGRIVASWADRELAAAGRTALAKLEGALPGDRHDLVQSTLLFAPEGWRAVPRPDRELILVRRALRESHKLRLAYRDANGQATERVVRPLALAFYGPVWTLAAWCELREDFRNFRVDRIAALEMTPDTFAAEPGRTLEEYVRRLEAEPPAPHM, encoded by the coding sequence ATGCGCCGGGCCGATCGACTCTTCCAGCTCGTGCAGATCCTGCGCCGCGGCCGAGTGGTCACGGCGCGCGAGCTCGCCGCACGCCTCGAGGTGGCCGAGCGGACCGTCTACCGTGACGTGGCCGATCTCTGTGCCTCGGGGGTGCCGATCGAAGCGGCGGCCGGGGTGGGCTACCGCCTGCGCCACTTCGAGCTGCCGCCGCTGATGTTCACCCGGGAAGAGGTCGAGGCGCTGGTGCTCGGCGGGCGCATCGTCGCGAGCTGGGCGGATCGGGAGCTCGCCGCGGCCGGCCGCACGGCGCTCGCCAAGCTCGAAGGGGCGCTACCCGGAGACCGCCACGACCTCGTCCAGTCGACCTTGCTCTTCGCCCCGGAGGGGTGGCGCGCCGTTCCCCGCCCCGACCGCGAGCTGATCCTCGTGCGGCGGGCGCTGCGCGAGTCGCACAAGCTTCGCCTCGCCTATCGCGATGCGAACGGGCAGGCGACCGAGCGGGTGGTGCGCCCGCTCGCGCTCGCCTTCTACGGGCCGGTCTGGACCCTCGCCGCCTGGTGCGAGCTGCGCGAGGACTTCCGCAACTTCCGGGTCGACCGGATCGCCGCGCTCGAGATGACGCCCGACACCTTCGCCGCCGAGCCGGGCCGCACGCTCGAGGAGTACGTGCGCCGGCTCGAGGCGGAGCCGCCCGCTCCTCACATGTAG
- a CDS encoding MFS transporter: MATPPANLPVRLREIVAWAMFDFANSSYTTVIVTVAFSVYFTKLVAAGANADSLWGAGITASNLVVVLLSPLVGAIADDSGRKKLFLLATWLLCVAGTAGLWFVHPGEIALGLALFVVSNIAFSFGENLCAAFLPELSTPANVGRISGFGWGLGYFGGLLSLLAIRPLIAPGFTVENLGNLRLAWLVTALFFFVAALPTFLLLRERAHRHRRSLAEYARQGFGHLLETARAVRHFRELARFLVVFFVYSAGLMSIIAFVGVYAERTVGFSPDELIVLFLVVQISSAAGAIGFGFIQDRLGASRTIQATLVLWIVVCALVYSSSSKSLFWGIALFAGLGIGSLQSASRGLVGLFSPVEKSGEFFAFWGLAGKGAYAFGPAVFGLLSSTLHSQRAAILSTGLFFVLGLVGMAFVDEKRGQAAAAAWSASHAD; encoded by the coding sequence ATGGCCACGCCGCCCGCCAACCTCCCCGTCCGCCTGCGCGAGATCGTGGCCTGGGCGATGTTCGACTTCGCCAACTCGAGCTACACGACGGTGATCGTCACCGTCGCCTTCAGCGTCTACTTCACCAAGCTGGTCGCCGCCGGCGCGAACGCCGACAGCCTCTGGGGCGCCGGAATCACGGCCAGCAACCTGGTCGTCGTCCTGCTCTCGCCGCTGGTGGGCGCGATTGCCGACGACTCCGGGCGCAAGAAGCTCTTCCTGCTCGCCACCTGGCTGCTCTGCGTGGCGGGCACGGCGGGCCTCTGGTTCGTCCATCCGGGGGAGATCGCTCTCGGCCTCGCCCTCTTCGTCGTCTCGAACATCGCCTTCTCCTTCGGCGAAAACCTCTGCGCCGCCTTCCTGCCCGAGCTCTCGACGCCGGCGAACGTCGGCCGCATCTCCGGCTTCGGCTGGGGGCTCGGCTACTTCGGCGGCCTGCTTTCGCTGCTCGCCATCCGACCGCTGATCGCCCCCGGCTTCACCGTCGAGAACCTCGGCAACCTCCGGCTGGCCTGGCTGGTGACGGCCCTCTTCTTCTTCGTCGCCGCCTTGCCGACCTTCCTGCTGCTGCGCGAACGCGCCCACCGGCACCGCCGATCGCTCGCCGAGTACGCACGGCAGGGATTCGGCCATCTGCTCGAGACGGCGCGGGCGGTCCGCCACTTCCGCGAGCTCGCCCGCTTCCTCGTCGTCTTCTTCGTCTACTCCGCCGGGCTGATGAGCATCATCGCCTTCGTCGGCGTCTACGCCGAGCGCACGGTCGGCTTCTCGCCCGACGAGCTGATCGTCCTCTTCCTGGTGGTTCAGATCTCTTCGGCCGCCGGAGCGATCGGCTTCGGCTTCATCCAGGACCGGCTCGGCGCCAGTCGGACGATCCAGGCGACGCTGGTGCTGTGGATCGTCGTCTGTGCGCTCGTCTACTCGTCGTCGAGCAAGAGCCTCTTCTGGGGCATCGCGCTCTTCGCCGGACTCGGTATCGGCTCGTTGCAGTCGGCCTCGCGCGGCCTCGTCGGGCTCTTCTCGCCGGTCGAGAAGAGCGGCGAGTTCTTCGCCTTCTGGGGTCTCGCCGGCAAGGGGGCCTACGCCTTCGGCCCCGCGGTGTTCGGCCTGCTCTCCTCGACCCTCCACTCGCAGCGCGCGGCGATCCTCTCGACCGGGCTCTTCTTCGTCCTCGGCCTCGTCGGCATGGCCTTCGTCGACGAGAAGCGCGGCCAGGCCGCGGCCGCCGCCTGGAGCGCAAGCCACGCCGACTAA